A part of Podarcis muralis chromosome 15, rPodMur119.hap1.1, whole genome shotgun sequence genomic DNA contains:
- the SLC46A1 gene encoding proton-coupled folate transporter — translation MTQQQQCRQVSSPYESRREEAKHAGRILPSSPGSLNAVVLPWRHGRSVRAAALPFPAAAAAPPSASRVPAAASFPPTDLPMARPSPSPRAGRSWWPLRPLVAAAAAMAEQAAGPPAEPPGDEPEPEEGARGAGCARPRAVEPVLLLATLAMGLQGPLCTQYLWERLGAGNGSAARQGGGGCANGSGSAKQEEELETLVAHWNLYLNLAGFLVGLFSVTLLGPWSDSAGRRPALAIASLGMALQAAIFLAVMSLRLPVAWLLLGRILAGLSGDYNLILAASFAYAADVSDRRGRTFRVAVLEACLGLAGMGASLLGGQWRHAQGYAAPFWLALAASLAAALYAAVCLRESVAPRRPARLLTLRHYASVLRLYAPGARGWEWRKLLLYSLAFFLVVSVHFGASDLLVLYELSTPLCWGSELIGYGSAAHYLAYLSSLLGLRLLQNCLEDGWVAEAGLLSNVLGLGTIALASTTPLMFTGYGLLFLSMTVTPVIRSKLSRLVDEKEQGALFAAVACVEGLCSLVATGVFNSLYPASLSFMKGFPFLFGATVLLVPAAIIGWIEIQDSKPDYSHFADMPGPLQEAEQ, via the exons atgactcaacaacaacaatgccgcCAAGTGTCTAGTCCCTATGAATCGAGGAGAGAGGAAGCCAAGCACGCCGGCAGGATTCTTCCCAGTTCCCCAGGCTCTCTGAACGCCGTCGTCTTGCCGTGGCGTCACGGCAGGTCCGTGAGAGCCGCGGCGCTTCCCTttccggcggcggcggcagcgcctCCCTCCGCGTCCCGCGTCccggccgccgcctccttccCTCCTACCGACCTGCCCATGGCCCGCCCTTCGCCCTCGCCTCGGGCCGGGCGGAGCTGGTGGCCGCTCCGCCCCTTggtcgctgctgccgccgccatggCCGAGCAGGCGGCGGGCCCCCCGGCGGAGCCGCCCGGGGACGAGCCGGAGCCGGAGGAGGGGGCGCGGGGGGCCGGTTGCGCGCGCCCGCGGGCCGTGGAGCCGGTGCTTCTGCTGGCCACGCTGGCCATGGGCTTGCAGGGTCCGCTCTGCACCCAGTACCTGTGGGAGCGCCTCGGCGCCGGGAATGGCAGCGCCGcccggcagggaggaggagggtgcgCCAACGGGAGCGGCTCCGCCAAGCAGGAGGAG gagCTGGAGACCCTGGTGGCTCACTGGAACCTCTACCTCAACCTGGCCGGCTTCCTGGTCGGCCTCTTCTCCGTCACGCTGCTCGGCCCCTGGAGCGACTCCGCGGGGCGTCGCCCGGCCCTCGCCATCGCCTCGCTGGGCATGGCTCTGCAGGCGGCCATCTTCCTGGCGGTGATGTCCCTCCGGCTCCCCGTGgcctggctgctgctgggccGCATCCTGGCCGGCCTCTCGGGCGACTACAACCTCATCCTGGCCGCCTCCTTCGCCTACGCGGCCGATGTCAGCGACCGGCGAGGGCGCACTTTCCGCGTGGCCGTCCTGGAGGCCTGCCTGGGCCTGGCGGGGATGGGCGCCAGCCTCCTGGGTGGGCAGTGGCGCCATGCCCAAGGCTACGCGGCTCCCTTCTGGCTGGCCCTCGCCGCTAGCCTCGCCGCTGCTCTCTACGCCGCCGTCTGCCTGCGGGAATCGGTGGCGCCCAGGCGGCCCGCGAGGCTCCTCACCCTCCGCCATTACGCCTCCGTCCTCCGCCTCTATGCGCCCGGCGCCCGGGGCTGGGAGTGGCGCAAGCTGCTCCTCTACTCCCTTGCCTTCTTCCTGGTGGTCAGCGTGCACTTCGGGGCCTCGGACCTGCTGGTGCTGTACGAGCTGAGCACCCCGCTCTGCTGGGGCTCGGAGCTCATTGGCTACGGCTCGGCCGCTCACTACCTGGCCTACCTATCCAGCTTGTTGGGTCTGCGCCTGCTGCAGAACTGCCTCGAGGACGGCTGGGTGGCCGAAGCCGGCCTTCTGTCCAACGTCCTGGGCCTGGGGACGATCGCGCTGGCGAGCACCACACCCCTGATGTTCACAG GATAtggcctcctcttcctctccatgACTGTCACGCCTGTGATCCGCTCCAAGTTATCCAGGCTGGTTGATGAGAAGGAGCAAG GCGCTCTCTTTGCTGCCGTGGCCTGCGTGGAAGGTCTCTGCTCGCTGGTGGCCACAGGGGTCTTCAACTCCCTTTACCCCGCCAGCCTCTCCTTCATGAAaggcttccccttcctctttgggGCCACCGTCCTCCTCGTTCCAGCCGCCATCATCGG GTGGATCGAAATCCAGGACTCAAAACCTGACTACAGCCACTTTGCCGACATGCCTGGTCCGCTGCAGGAGGCCGAACAATGA
- the SLC13A2 gene encoding solute carrier family 13 member 2, with the protein MWREILAHRNYLIVLLTPFLFLPLPLVLPYKEAQCGYTIILMALFWCTEALPLAVTALLPVILFPLMGIMDSTTVCMEYLKDTNMLFIGGLLVAIAVEHWNLHKRIALRVLLLIGVRPGLLLMGFMGVTAFLSMWISNTATTAMMVPIAQAVLEQLHRSELERLQAKEAVAKKGTVNGGFELQETVHQQVNGHVVTVEKEKVSQEQQQLEKKHLTLCKGMSLAVCYAASIGGIATLTGTTPNLVMKGQMDDLFPDNGNVVNFASWFSFAFPTMVLLLILSWVWLLLLFLGVDFRKNFGCGTNDSEKAGSRMAYRIIKNQHQALGPMKFSEITVLVLFIILVLLWFTREPGFMPGWASAAFTWDGKSYATDATVVIFISMLLFLIPSEVPRCGFRSRTPPGGQIRVTPALLDWPTVNQKMPWNIVILLGGGFALAKGSEASGLSKWLGSKLTPLETIPHPAIAFVLCLLVALFTECTSNVATTTLFLPILASMSQAICLNPLYVMLPCTLSASLAFMLPVATPPNAIVFSYGQLHVIDMVKAGCMLNLLGVLTITLAINTWGFPIFDLHNFPSWANGTAGQC; encoded by the exons ATGTGGAGGGAGATTCTGGCGCACAGGAACTACCTGATCGTCCTGCTgacccccttcctcttcctccccctgcccctggTCCTACCTTACAAG GAAGCGCAATGTGGCTACACCATCATCCTGATGGCGCTCTTCTGGTGCACAGAGGCCCTGCCGCTGGCCGTCACCGCTCTGCTGCCCGTCATCCTCTTCCCGCTTATGGGCATCATGGACTCCACCACG gtgTGCATGGAGTACCTGAAGGACACCAACATGCTCTTCATCGGGGGGCTGCTGGTGGCCATCGCGGTGGAGCACTGGAACCTGCACAAGCGCATCGCCCTCCGGGTCCTGCTGCTCATTGGGGTCCGGCCAGGCCT GCTCCTGATGGGCTTCATGGGCGTCACCGCCTTTCTCTCCATGTGGATCAGCAACACGGCCACCACCGCCATGATGGTCCCCATCGCCCAGGCCGTCCTGGAGCAGCTGCACAGATCCGAGCTGGAGCGGCTGCAGGCCAAGGAGGCCGTGGCCAAGAAGGGGACCGTCAACGGAGGCTTTGAGCTGCAGGAGACCGTCCACCAGCAAG TGAACGGACACGTCGTGACTGTGGAGAAGGAGAAAGTGtcccaggagcagcagcagctggagaagaaGCACCTGACCCTGTGCAAAGGAATGAGCCTTGCGGTGTGTTACGCGGCCAGCATTGGGGGAATCGCCACCCTGACGGGGACCACGCCCAACCTGGTGATGAAGGGGCAGATGGACGA CCTCTTCCCCGACAACGGCAACGTGGTCAACTTTGCCTCGTGGTTCAGCTTCGCCTTCCCCACCATGGTGCTCCTGCTGATCCTCTCCTGggtctggctgctgctgctgttcctgggCGTGGA cTTCCGGAAGAACTTTGGGTGCGGCACCAACGATTCGGAGAAGGCAGGCTCTCGGATGGCCTACCGCATCATCAAGAACCAGCACCAGGCGCTGGGGCCCATGAAGTTCTCCGAAATCACCGTCCTGGTCCTCTTCATCATCCTGGTGCTCCTCTGGTTCACCCGGGAGCCAGGCTTCATGCCGGGATGGGCGAGTGCCGCCTTCACCTGGGACGGGAAGAG CTACGCCACTGATGCCACGGTCGTCATCTTCATTTCGATGCTGCTGTTCCTCATCCCCTCGGAGGTGCCCAGATGCGGCTTCCGGAGCCGCACCCCACCAGGAG GGCAGATCCGGGTGACCCCGGCCCTCCTGGACTGGCCAACCGTTAATCAGAAGATGCCCTGGAACATCGTCATCCTCTTGGGAGGAGGctttgccttggccaaaggcaGCGAG GCGTCTGGTCTGTCCAAATGGCTGGGGAGCAAGCTGACCCCCCTGGAGACCATCCCTCACCCGGCCATCGCCTTTGTGCTCTGTCTGCTGGTTGCCCTCTTCACCGAGTGCACCAGCAACGTGGCCACCACCACGCTcttcttgcccatcctggcttccATG TCTCAGGCCATCTGCCTCAACCCCCTCTACGTGATGCTGCCTTGCACCCTCTCCGCCTCGCTGGCCTTCATGCTCCCGGTGGCCACCCCTCCCAACGCCATCGTCTTCTCCTACGGGCAGCTGCACGTCATAGACATG